A genomic window from Agrobacterium tumefaciens includes:
- the amyA gene encoding alpha-amylase, with protein MAGRTLLQFFHWYYPDGGKLWSEVAEKAESLAKMGITDVWLPPAYKGAAGGYSVGYDTYDLFDLGEFDQKGTVATKYGDRAALEHAGRTLKENGIRVIHDVVLNHKMGADEKENVRVRRVNPEDRTEIDDEDFQALAYTRFTFPGRNGKHSKFIWDLKCFSGVDHIEEPTEDGIFRLVNEYGDGEWNEEVDQENGNFDYLMGADVEFRNRAVYEELKYWGRWLSEQVQVDGFRLDAAKHIPAWFFRDWVGHMRETVDPDLFVVAEYWHPDLEALKSYLELVDKQLMLFDVALHHRFHDAAKQGGDFDMRSIFDGSLVAAVPDHAVTLVDNHDTQPLQSLEAPVEPWFKPLAYAIILLREEGVPCVFYPDLFSTSYTDTGNDGNEHKIDIPAIECLPKLIEARSRFANGAQTDIFDDPSCIAFIRHGTADAPGCVVVMSNGEPAEKQIDLGPDHAGAVWRDFLEHRNEKITLEDSGRGVFPTNGGSVSVWVSAEAE; from the coding sequence ATGGCCGGACGCACCTTGCTTCAGTTCTTCCATTGGTATTATCCGGACGGAGGGAAATTATGGAGCGAGGTGGCCGAAAAGGCCGAAAGCCTTGCGAAAATGGGCATCACCGATGTCTGGCTGCCGCCCGCTTATAAGGGTGCTGCCGGTGGCTATTCGGTCGGTTACGATACCTACGACCTCTTCGACCTCGGCGAATTCGATCAGAAGGGCACAGTCGCCACCAAATATGGCGATCGCGCCGCCCTCGAACACGCCGGCCGGACGCTGAAGGAAAACGGCATCCGCGTCATTCATGACGTGGTTCTAAACCACAAGATGGGTGCGGATGAGAAGGAGAACGTGCGGGTTCGCCGCGTCAATCCCGAAGACCGCACCGAGATAGATGACGAAGATTTTCAGGCGCTTGCCTATACACGCTTCACCTTTCCGGGCCGCAATGGCAAACATTCCAAATTCATCTGGGACCTGAAGTGCTTCAGCGGTGTCGACCACATCGAGGAGCCGACTGAAGACGGCATTTTCCGCCTCGTCAATGAGTATGGCGATGGGGAATGGAATGAGGAAGTCGATCAGGAAAACGGCAATTTCGATTATCTGATGGGTGCCGATGTCGAATTCAGAAACCGGGCGGTTTACGAGGAACTCAAATATTGGGGCCGCTGGCTCTCCGAGCAGGTGCAGGTGGATGGCTTCCGGCTGGATGCCGCCAAACATATTCCGGCCTGGTTTTTCCGCGACTGGGTCGGCCATATGCGCGAAACGGTCGATCCCGATCTTTTCGTCGTGGCGGAATATTGGCACCCCGATCTCGAGGCGCTGAAAAGCTATCTCGAACTGGTCGACAAGCAGTTGATGCTTTTCGACGTCGCCCTTCACCATCGCTTTCACGACGCCGCAAAACAGGGTGGCGATTTCGACATGCGCAGCATCTTCGACGGCTCGCTGGTAGCGGCCGTTCCCGACCATGCCGTCACGCTCGTCGATAATCATGACACGCAGCCGCTGCAATCGCTGGAAGCACCGGTTGAACCCTGGTTCAAACCGTTGGCCTATGCCATCATTCTGCTGCGCGAAGAGGGCGTTCCCTGCGTCTTTTATCCTGATCTGTTCAGCACGAGCTACACTGATACCGGTAATGACGGCAACGAGCACAAAATCGACATTCCTGCGATAGAATGCCTGCCGAAGCTCATTGAAGCGCGCAGCCGTTTTGCCAATGGTGCGCAGACGGATATTTTCGATGATCCAAGCTGCATCGCCTTTATCCGCCACGGCACTGCCGATGCCCCGGGCTGCGTGGTGGTGATGTCGAATGGCGAACCGGCGGAAAAGCAGATTGATCTCGGACCAGACCATGCAGGCGCGGTCTGGCGGGACTTTCTGGAGCACCGAAACGAAAAAATCACCCTCGAAGATAGCGGCAGGGGCGTCTTCCCCACCAATGGTGGCAGCGTCAGTGTCTGGGTTTCAGCCGAAGCCGAGTGA
- a CDS encoding acetyl/propionyl/methylcrotonyl-CoA carboxylase subunit alpha, translating into MKKVLIANRGEIAVRIIRACRDYGLQSVAVYADPDQDALFVRLADEAYALEGVRPAETYLDITKLIAIANRAGADAVHPGYGFLSERAEFARAVLDAGLIWIGPDPHVIEALGDKVEARRIATGVGAPLVAGSDGPVASAAEVTAFAEEHGLPVAIKAAHGGGGRGLKVAWKMEEIADLYESAVREATAAFGRGECFLERFLDRPRHIEAQVIADKHGNVLVLGTRDCSLQRRNQKLIEEAPAPFLSAEQRQKIHAAAKAICAAAGYSGAGTVEFLLGVDGTISFLEVNTRLQVEHPVTEETTGIDLVIEQFRIAEGHKLRVLETPEPRGHSMEFRINAEDPGRGFLPTPGSISVFDAPSGPGIRVDSGVVSGSSVPGVFDSLMAKLIVTGADRDQVLRRARRALKEFRIEGIATVLPFHRAAIEAEDFIGTDGFKVHTRWIETDFAAMPDAMERPAPADDPSVTRTFLEIDGKRVSVGLPSLLLSSLGAVSGSSAAVSGTAAPKEKEGEITAPVSGTLQSFKVKDGEVVSEGDLLAVMEAMKMETQIVATKAGKVRLIVKEGDYLQAGAALLDIAG; encoded by the coding sequence ATGAAAAAAGTGCTGATTGCCAATCGCGGCGAGATCGCGGTGCGCATCATCCGCGCATGTCGCGATTACGGCCTGCAATCGGTCGCCGTTTATGCCGATCCAGATCAGGATGCGCTTTTCGTCCGGCTGGCGGATGAGGCCTATGCGCTGGAGGGCGTGCGCCCGGCCGAGACCTATCTCGATATCACCAAGCTGATCGCGATTGCCAATCGCGCCGGCGCGGATGCCGTGCATCCCGGTTACGGTTTCTTGTCCGAGCGCGCCGAGTTTGCGCGTGCCGTTCTCGATGCCGGCCTCATCTGGATCGGCCCCGACCCGCACGTCATAGAAGCCCTAGGTGACAAAGTAGAGGCACGGCGCATTGCCACCGGCGTGGGCGCACCGCTGGTCGCCGGCAGTGACGGCCCCGTCGCTTCCGCTGCCGAAGTCACCGCCTTTGCCGAAGAACACGGCCTGCCCGTCGCCATCAAGGCGGCTCATGGCGGCGGCGGACGCGGCCTGAAAGTGGCGTGGAAGATGGAAGAGATCGCCGATCTCTACGAATCCGCCGTGCGCGAGGCAACCGCCGCATTCGGTCGCGGCGAATGTTTTCTGGAACGTTTTCTCGACCGGCCGCGCCACATCGAGGCGCAGGTTATCGCTGACAAGCACGGCAATGTGCTTGTCCTCGGCACCCGCGACTGCTCGCTGCAGCGCCGGAACCAGAAGCTGATCGAAGAGGCTCCAGCCCCCTTCCTATCCGCCGAACAGCGACAGAAGATCCATGCCGCCGCCAAGGCGATCTGCGCTGCTGCTGGCTATTCCGGTGCCGGCACAGTCGAATTCCTGCTCGGCGTCGATGGCACGATTTCCTTCCTCGAGGTCAATACGCGCCTGCAGGTGGAACATCCCGTTACCGAGGAAACCACCGGCATCGATCTCGTCATCGAACAGTTCCGTATTGCCGAAGGCCACAAGCTTCGTGTGCTTGAAACGCCGGAGCCACGTGGCCATTCGATGGAATTCCGCATCAATGCCGAAGATCCCGGCCGAGGCTTCCTACCGACGCCCGGCTCGATTTCGGTTTTCGACGCACCCTCCGGTCCCGGCATTCGCGTGGATAGCGGTGTCGTCAGCGGCTCCAGCGTGCCCGGCGTATTCGACTCGTTGATGGCGAAGCTGATCGTCACGGGTGCCGACCGCGACCAAGTCCTGCGCCGCGCCCGCCGCGCGCTGAAGGAATTCCGCATCGAAGGCATCGCCACCGTTCTGCCGTTCCATCGCGCCGCGATCGAAGCCGAAGATTTCATCGGCACCGATGGCTTCAAGGTTCACACCCGCTGGATCGAGACCGATTTCGCCGCCATGCCGGATGCCATGGAACGCCCGGCACCGGCCGACGACCCTTCCGTCACTCGTACCTTTCTGGAAATTGACGGCAAGCGTGTATCGGTTGGTCTGCCCAGCCTGCTGCTCTCCAGCCTCGGTGCAGTTAGCGGCAGCAGCGCGGCTGTTTCCGGCACCGCCGCCCCCAAGGAAAAGGAAGGCGAAATCACCGCCCCCGTTTCCGGCACCCTGCAATCTTTCAAGGTGAAAGACGGTGAGGTGGTTTCCGAAGGCGATCTGCTGGCCGTCATGGAAGCCATGAAGATGGAGACGCAAATTGTCGCCACCAAGGCCGGCAAAGTCCGCCTGATCGTCAAGGAAGGCGACTATCTGCAGGCGGGCGCAGCCCTCCTCGACATAGCCGGCTAA